A region of the Denitrificimonas caeni genome:
CATAAAAGCTTAGTCAACGTCCTAGGTTAGATTCTGAGAAGACTCTAGCGAGTGCTACTCACATGCAGTTTGACTGGCCTGTACCTGATTGCGTCCAGCGTCTTTTGCTGCATAAAGGGCAATATCCGCATTTTTAAGAACTTGAGCAATACTGGCTGAACCACACGGCCAGCTGGCAACTCCCAGTGATAAGGTTACTGGCCTATTTACGTTTGGACAAATGCTCTCAGCAATACGTTTGCGTAAGCGCTCAGCCACTCGATGGGCCACTGCTGTTTCTGTTTGCGGTAGCAGTATGACAAATTCTTCCCCGCCAGAGCGACAAACCAAATCATCTGGTCGTGATGCCGCCTGCATATGCTGGGCTAAAGTTTGTAAAACCCTATCCCCTACATCATGCCCAAACTCATCATTAATACGCTTAAAGTGATCAATATCAGCCACTATTACCGAAAAGGGTTGTTCTTGGCGCTCCCATTCATCCAGCGCTATTTGCATGCCACGGCGATTAATCAAACCAGTCAGCGGATCAGTAATGTTTTCTAAGTTGAGCTTGCCCATTTTCTTATTGAGACCGGCTAAGCCGCGTAACATCGCTCTTTTTAACTGCGATGCTTCAAAATACCACACAGAAATACTGGAAATCTGTGTATTAATATCCGGTTCGTCCAGCTCTTCAGCACTGCGTGCCAGCTGCCACAGTGGTTTGGAAATCCAACGTGAAACCAACCACACCAGCCAGACAATAAAGATAAAAAACGGAAAGCTGTACTTCGCCACAGCTAGCATCTGCTGATCCATGCCAGACAAAGTGGCTTCCAAGGAGCGCTGGGTAACCACGCCCCAATTGGTGCTGGGGACAGGCGCATAACCGGCAAGCATCTCAATACCATGAGAATTGAGTAAGTACTGACTGCCGGTTTGTTGCTTGACTACTTTTTCAATCACCGGATTACCAACAATCACCTCGCCGATACGCTCAGCATCCTGATGATAAATAATCCGACCACCGCTATCGACAGCATAAATATAAGCATCGTTGGCATGGTAATGACGCCCCAACAAAGAGTACAAGATACTTTTTTCATGCAAATAAATAGAGCCGCCAATAAAACCTAAGTAGTTATCTTGCGCGTCAATAATGGGTTGGGAAATAAACACCAACAAACGGCCAGTTACGGAAACATAAGGCTTACTGACTAAAGGAATGCGCTCGCGTAATGCTTGCTCAGCCCCCTCACTCATCACCACCTTACCAAACAAGCCTACAGCCTCTGGCGAAGCTGCAATCACCACGCCACTGGTATCCACAATAAATACCGAGTTAAAGCTATCAGTCTGCTCGTTTAAACGGTTAGCAATATGCCCCAGCTTTTCTAGATTATTACCAGCCAGCAAGACATCTTGCGCAGCAAAGGCCAACTGCTGTTGAGCTGCGGACAAAAAGTCTTCAATACTGTTGGCCATTTTTGAAGCGTAGGCTTGGTTGGCCTCAAGCGTTTGCGCAATCAGTAAATCGCGTTGAGTTTTATGGCTGGTATAAAAAGTATTGGCTAAAATCAACACCGCGGTTGATACACTCAACAGCAAGATCAATTGTCGTAAGTTCAATTTACGCATTTTGGGCTGGCTTCCGTAATTATTATGCAGTTCACTGCAACAAGGCTCGTCATACACTTAATATGCAATGCCACCGCCCAATATTCGCCCCAGCATAGTGCTCACTGCTCCTAAAAAGTCAGCGCGTTGCCTGGGTTATTTCATTGCACTAAGGGTTATTATGAAACTCATTTCTTTTAATATTAATGGTTTACGCGCTCGTCCTCACCAGCTGGAAGAAATCATTAATACACATCAGCCTGATGTAATCGGTTTGCAAGAAATCAAAGTCGCTGATGAACAGTTTCCAGAACAGATGATACGCGATTTAGGCTACGAGGTTCACTACCATGGACAAAAAGGCCACTATGGAGTGGCACTTTTATCGCGGCTGCCAGCTTTGGAGATTCATAAAGGTTTCCCTGAGGATGACGACGAAGCTCAGCGCCGCTTTATTTGGGGTGTTTTTACCGACAGTAACGGCGCAACCATTACGGTGATGAACGGTTACTTTCCGCAAGGAGAAAACCAAAGTCACCCGACTAAGTTTCCTGCTAAAGAAAAGTTCTACGCTGACTTGCAACAGCTGCTAGAAAGCCGTTTTACCCCTCAAGATCCACTGGTCATTATGGGTGATTTTAATATTGCCCCTGAAGATATCGACATTGGTATCGGTGATCACAACGCCAAGCGCTGGCTGCGCACAGGTAAGTGCTGCTTTCTACCGCAAGAGCGCCAGTGGATGCAGACCTTGATGGCCTGGGGCTTGGAAGATAGCTATCGGGTTTTATACCCAACAGTCGATGACCGCTTTAGCTGGTTTGACTACCGCAGCCGTGGTTTTGCCGATGAACCCAAGCGCGGCTTGCGGATTGATTTTATTCTGACTACTGCGGTATTGCGTTCACGGATCTGCGCCGCAGGCATTGATTATGAGTTGCGTGCCATGGAGAAACCCTCTGATCACGCCCCGATCTGGCTCGAACTCAGTGCACAACCAGCATCATAACTAAAATCAATAACCAACCAACACTCAAGCTTATAAGGGCCGCTTTACGCTTGAGGATCACTACGCTGGCTATTAGATTAACTGGGTAACTCTACCCAACCACTTATAAACATAAGGGCTAGATATGTCACTTGCTGATCAAACTATCCAGGCACGAGAAGGTGAAGAGCTGGATGCTGCGGTGATTGCGCGCTATCTCAAGCCGCACTTACCACACCTGACTGGCGAGCCGACGATTCGCCAATTTCCAGGTGGCGCGTCCAATCTGACCTATTTATTATCCTACCCCGAGCAGGATTTGGTGTTACGCCGT
Encoded here:
- a CDS encoding sensor domain-containing diguanylate cyclase, which produces MRKLNLRQLILLLSVSTAVLILANTFYTSHKTQRDLLIAQTLEANQAYASKMANSIEDFLSAAQQQLAFAAQDVLLAGNNLEKLGHIANRLNEQTDSFNSVFIVDTSGVVIAASPEAVGLFGKVVMSEGAEQALRERIPLVSKPYVSVTGRLLVFISQPIIDAQDNYLGFIGGSIYLHEKSILYSLLGRHYHANDAYIYAVDSGGRIIYHQDAERIGEVIVGNPVIEKVVKQQTGSQYLLNSHGIEMLAGYAPVPSTNWGVVTQRSLEATLSGMDQQMLAVAKYSFPFFIFIVWLVWLVSRWISKPLWQLARSAEELDEPDINTQISSISVWYFEASQLKRAMLRGLAGLNKKMGKLNLENITDPLTGLINRRGMQIALDEWERQEQPFSVIVADIDHFKRINDEFGHDVGDRVLQTLAQHMQAASRPDDLVCRSGGEEFVILLPQTETAVAHRVAERLRKRIAESICPNVNRPVTLSLGVASWPCGSASIAQVLKNADIALYAAKDAGRNQVQASQTACE
- the xthA gene encoding exodeoxyribonuclease III translates to MKLISFNINGLRARPHQLEEIINTHQPDVIGLQEIKVADEQFPEQMIRDLGYEVHYHGQKGHYGVALLSRLPALEIHKGFPEDDDEAQRRFIWGVFTDSNGATITVMNGYFPQGENQSHPTKFPAKEKFYADLQQLLESRFTPQDPLVIMGDFNIAPEDIDIGIGDHNAKRWLRTGKCCFLPQERQWMQTLMAWGLEDSYRVLYPTVDDRFSWFDYRSRGFADEPKRGLRIDFILTTAVLRSRICAAGIDYELRAMEKPSDHAPIWLELSAQPAS